In Penicillium oxalicum strain HP7-1 chromosome VII, whole genome shotgun sequence, one DNA window encodes the following:
- a CDS encoding putative succinate-semialdehyde dehydrogenase: MAQQYELPFKLQDPSLLHFDSFVGNAWVTAKSGKRFEVVDPGTDTTWASCPNNSAEDVDAVVNTAHAAFEEFRKVNPRQRAQWLLKWHDLVTEAKDDLAQIVTHETGKPLAESYGELDYSLGFLWWFAGEAERIQGSVSVPAAPNRRLFTIKQPIGVAAALVPWNFPIAMVLRKVGAALAAGCTMIVKPSPETPISALVLAELAQRAGIPAGVLNILTTDLENTPSLSETLCKHPLVKKVTFTGSTRVGKLIAAHCAHGLKKLTLELGGNCPFLVFDDANLDQALDQLMALKWRHAGQACITANRIYVQAGVYDRFASMLKERTSALKVGHGAADGTTMGPLTTPRSIDKAIAQVEDARKHGAEVLLGGNRMSAQKGYFFEPTILTGMTDKMQISHEESFAPIAALYRFESEEEVVNLANKTSMGLASYAFTKNIDRMWRLLENLEAGMIGMNTGMFFQASPRSFASHNANAVLEGNSSAAESPFGGMKESGYGKESGKDVAVNEYLVTKTGTLTIEGQY; the protein is encoded by the exons ATGGCGCAACAGTACGAGCTCCCGTTCAAG CTTCAAGATCCGTCTTTACTCCATTTTGACTCCTTTGTCGGCAATGCATGGGTGACAGCCAAGAGCGGAAAGCGCTTCGAGGTAGTTGACCCAGGTACTGACACGACATGGGCGAGCTGTCCCAACAATAGCGCCGAGGACGTGGACGCCGTCGTGAACACGGCACACGCTGCCTTTGAAGAATTCCGCAAAGTGAATCCCCGTCAACGCGCCCAATGGTTGCTCAAGTGGCACGACTTGGTGACGGAGGCCAAGGACGATCTCGCGCAAATCGTCACCCACGAGACTGGGAAGCCTCTTGCCGAATCTTACGGTGAGCTCGATTACTCGCTCGGATTTCTCTGGTGGTTTGCTGGAGAAGCAGAGCGCATTCAGGGATCGGTCTCGGTGCCTGCTGCGCCCAATCGCCGGCTGTTCACGATCAAGCAGCCGATCGGGGTGGCAGCTGCGCTGGTACCTTGGAATTTCCCAATCGCGATGGTGCTGCGAAAAGTTGGCGCAGCACTCGCAGCTGGATGTACGATGATCGTCAAGCCCAGTCCTGAAACGCCCATTTCCGCACTTGTGCTAGCCGAGCTGGCGCAACGCGCAGGAATTCCCGCCGGAGTCTTGAATATCTTGACAACAGACTTGGAGAACACTCCGTCTCTGAGTGAAACACTGTGCAAGCACCCACTGGTCAAGAAAGTGACTTTCACGGGCTCGACCCGAGTTGGCAAGCTAATCGCCGCTCATTGCGCACACGgcttgaagaagctcactCTCGAACTCGGGGGAAACTGTCCGTTCCTGGTGTTCGATGACGCAAATCTAGATCAGGCACTGGATCAGCTGATGGCGCTCAAATGGCGCCATGCAGGCCAAGCCTGTATCACAGCCAACCGTATCTATGTCCAAGCCGGCGTCTACGATCGCTTTGCGTCAATGTTGAAAGAGCGCACGAGTGCTCTGAAAGTCGGTCATGGTGCTGCGGACGGTACCACAATGGGTCCCTTGACCACTCCCCGCAGTATTGACAAAGCCATCGCTCAAGTTGAAGATGCTCGCAAGCACGGTGCAGAGGTCCTGCTGGGAGGCAACCGGATGAGCGCGCAAAAGGGATACTTTTTCGAGCCAACCATTCTCACAGGAATGACAGACAAGATGCAGATTTCGCATGAGGAGTCCTTTGCCCCTATCGCGGCATTGTACCGGTTCGAGAGCGAGGAAGAAGTGGTAAATTTGGCGAATAAGACTAGCATGGGTCTAGCCAGCTACGCTTTCACCAAGAATATTGATCGGATGTGGCGCTTGCTCGAGAACCTTGAGGCTGGCATGATCGGTATGAATACGGGTATGTTTTTTCAAGCGTCTCCTCGATCGTTCGCATCTCACAATGCTAATGCGGTGCTCGAAGGAAATTCATCTGCTGCTGAATCTCCGTTTGGCGGCATGAAGGAATCAGGATACGGTAAAGAGAGTGGCAAAGATGTTGCCGTCAACGAATATCTGGTGACCAAAACGGGAACTCTGACAATTGAGGGCCAATACTGA